Proteins encoded by one window of Eremothecium cymbalariae DBVPG#7215 chromosome 1, complete sequence:
- a CDS encoding SIS domain-containing protein (similar to Ashbya gossypii AFR544W), with the protein MNSGRPLKRIGNTTRESMDIDVDFDIVYHRFTDLLHRHSLAIKEAFLHFRDIDNKSFYGCDDDHEGGNGVYDSKRRFSAVYMTMLRALQDGHKIVFVACGKSFHIVGKTVATCHSLGIRAGLLHPSEAMHGDLGLVSNGDTILLCSHSGETEELINMASYIRAMNIAPDSPYVVVTGAAHSRLSQLADHVLYIHLPSHLRESSAQAGLNAPTISTTLMLLTLDCLCLALSDRGGSSSFLQRRKAAFDLCHPGGGIGIQSKAALLTQASSSDATTTNTVTSVTTTVQDNTKKKKPDLATDLKIAEYTGNESLLQFLDMIVSHDYIKVEGYVYPADLLQRRYTHCKQTGTSWTVMMTELAPSTNSALSSRQISQPYPHYAHPSTTIASK; encoded by the coding sequence ATGAATTCAGGACGTCCTCTTAAGAGAATTGGTAATACAACCAGGGAATCGATGGATATCGATGTAGATTTTGATATCGTTTATCACAGGTTTACTGATTTGTTACATCGCCATTCATTAGCAATTAAAGAGGCATTTCTCCATTTTAGggatattgataataaaagCTTCTATGGatgtgatgatgatcatGAAGGTGGAAATGGAGTGTATGACTCTAAAAGAAGGTTTTCGGCTGTTTATATGACCATGCTTCGTGCGCTTCAAGATGGTCATAAAATTGTGTTTGTTGCGTGTGGGAAGTCATTCCATATTGTTGGTAAGACTGTCGCTACTTGTCACTCGTTAGGTATTCGTGCTGGTTTACTTCATCCTTCCGAAGCTATGCACGGTGATTTAGGTCTTGTATCTAACGGAGACACCATATTACTATGTTCTCATAGTGGTGAGACCGAGGAGCTCATCAACATGGCTTCTTACATAAGAGCTATGAATATTGCTCCTGATTCTCCTTATGTTGTGGTTACTGGTGCAGCCCATTCCCGTCTCTCCCAGCTTGCAGACCATGTTCTCTACATACATCTCCCATCACATCTTCGCGAGTCATCTGCCCAGGCTGGTCTTAACGCACCAACTATCTCGACGACCTTAATGTTGTTAACCCTTGATTGTCTCTGCCTCGCTTTAAGTGACAGAGGTGGTTCCTCCTCGTTTCTACAGCGTAGGAAAGCCGCATTTGACCTATGCCACCCAGGTGGTGGCATAGGCATCCAAAGTAAAGCAGCTCTTTTAACTCAAGCAAGTAGTAGCGATGCTACTACCACGAATACTGTTACGTCCGTGACTACAACAGTTCAGGATAAcaccaagaagaagaagccTGACCTCGCTACAGACCTCAAAATTGCAGAATACACCGGCAACGAAAGTTTGCTGCAATTTTTGGACATGATAGTCTCTCATGATTACATTAAGGTCGAGGGCTACGTATACCCAGCCGATCTCTTACAGCGTCGTTACACCCACTGTAAACAGACAGGCACTTCTTGGACCGTGATGATGACCGAACTAGCCCCATCTACAAACTCTGCCCTTTCTTCCAGACAAATAAGTCAGCCGTATCCCCATTATGCCCATCCCTCTACCACCATCGCCAGTAAATGA
- a CDS encoding uncharacterized protein (similar to Ashbya gossypii ABR125C/ AFR326W): MALDSLSEQFNPIRDLCLTAKDSTICGGKRDAEYQGATAIHNITFRAEGGQVILLVGEKASQVLRRLEVGNSEVMVRPAESLRVNEYSYQDFAIRYPQQIIYDNGRDLHFEHLTVQQTVDFVVDCKFRCSRQAKLSIRDTLLSDFKLSHTRSALVGSEGCVAAGRGSGGISTTDRRKLSMIEAFLSRGSLYFWNDSTRGLDSSGALDFVQCLKRMARVTQTINLVNSTQAGEQFFREFDKILVIVGEYQVFYGSLDDCLEFFQSLKFYRDPNILPGEYVSAVAHGLLRSPLVNSDVDLHRYWVSSAYYKELCESIVDVEQKCNGVEHAASSHSPVSMVNVTKYCFVRAYRRTIANRFCTAMRLAVVLIQSLMFGLLFYDTPRNAIGSYSRSSLIFVTLVFFTVFCLADIPVSFAKRPVVAKQTKLHLYRPWMEHISSTFCILSFNWGLISLFSMVVYFLAHFQYDFQRFYTFFSTLLLTNFSMYFVFQTVAYVSPALWIARVANGIIVLVAVTHASYVIPLPSIGPLFKWIAYLNPLRYAMETMLSNELVNLVLDCEGNEIPRGPEYDQLDMSEKVCAWSGAKLGHAFVRGHEYLEEALSYSYTNTKRNYSILLGVVAWFAMTSLLSCEYITPIYAKHRFEDYYTRFKGRNSFLTVIISDQKAKAEQREDEVPDVSDEISSDSDCGSTIDERFIKSDILSHSISNSSSMQDVVLGRETPLVSWKKLTYAINGSHLINGVSGYFRPGLTAIIGESGSGKTTLLNILGGRIVRGLVTGEVLVNGKLISDKHTFRHNNAYVYQRDIHLGLLTVGETLEFSSSLRGDGDYTYVKKISKLLKLSRGRLVKDLSPAERKLLSIGIELSTKPSLALLLDEPFSGLDPPEAASVMGVLRTLAKNGFAIICTLHQPSKYLFDSFENVVILNNSGECVYFGYSRDAIGYFGKVADMLCEGDENPADLILDAVEHTHGTIDWAKLWAQSSEKVLVEEARRFLETHAAKISYIQNPVVKRSLPMQLLLVTKRQFLLISRDNGYLFLKVAFGGIIGSFIGLTYWKQDGTIASMQNILFAVFTSLCVWYPFARHIHVKALETKELYLAREMKANTFFWPVMIVAQFIVELPATLLSAVIFYLTFYFSLRSGALTSSANVMYLLNFLLFGLYQLTFGLLVAFSCTDLQTSGLFSGISLSLMSCFCGVIQPFAIIPVFWKLIYRVSPYTYFMDSLVSLLLHNRNVECHLYEMTPALPTVGQTCREFLSPHIALHGGYLVNPDSDVLCNYCMYSKGDDFLAKFNMSYSHLWRNMIICVLFICFNIIATFGAFYLFSILKAWKPFQESLQRALDFATLRTTIRRTIRRVAMC, from the coding sequence ATGGCTTTAGACAGCCTCTCAGAGCAGTTCAATCCCATAAGGGATTTGTGTTTGACAGCAAAAGATAGTACCATTTGCGGGGGAAAGAGAGATGCCGAATATCAAGGTGCGACTGCGATCCACAATATTACCTTCAGGGCAGAGGGAGGACAGGTAATCTTGCTAGTCGGGGAGAAAGCTTCGCAGGTGCTAAGGAGGTTAGAAGTGGGAAACTCCGAAGTTATGGTAAGACCTGCAGAGTCGCTTAGGGTAAATGAGTACAGTTACCAAGATTTTGCGATAAGGTATCCGCAGCAGATTATTTATGACAATGGACGAGACCTCCATTTTGAGCACCTGACAGTGCAACAGACagttgattttgttgtGGATTGCAAATTTAGGTGTTCAAGGCAAGCTAAGCTTTCAATTAGAGATACATTGCTCAGCGATTTTAAATTGAGCCATACCCGTAGTGCCTTAGTGGGCAGCGAGGGATGTGTCGCGGCAGGGAGAGGAAGTGGTGGCATCTCTACAACCGATCGGAGGAAACTCTCTATGATAGAGGCGTTTCTTTCTAGAGGGTCCTTATACTTTTGGAACGATTCTACCAGAGGATTAGATTCATCTGGGGCACTGGATTTTGTTCAATGCTTGAAACGGATGGCTCGTGTGACGCAGACAATAAATTTGGTGAATAGTACGCAGGCCGGAGAACAATTTTTTAGAGAGtttgataaaattttgGTGATAGTTGGGGAATACCAAGTATTCTATGGGTCTCTGGACGATTGTTTGGAATTCTTCCAATCGTTGAAGTTCTACAGGGATCCGAATATTTTACCAGGAGAATATGTTAGTGCAGTTGCCCATGGGTTGTTGAGGAGTCCGCTTGTGAACAGTGATGTCGATCTACATAGATATTGGGTTAGCTCAGCGTATTACAAGGAGTTGTGCGAATCTATTGTAGACGTTGAACAAAAGTGCAATGGTGTGGAGCATGCTGCCAGTAGCCATTCTCCTGTTTCTATGGTGAATGTGACTAAGTATTGCTTTGTACGTGCTTATAGAAGGACCATTGCAAACAGATTTTGTACGGCCATGCGGTTGGCCGTAGTATTGATCCAATCCCTAATGTTCGGATTGTTGTTCTATGATACACCTAGGAACGCAATTGGTTCATATTCCAGAAGTTCGTTAATCTTCGTCACATTGGTATTCTTCACTGTATTTTGTTTAGCAGACATACCTGTCTCGTTTGCTAAAAGGCCCGTAGTCGCAAAGCAGACCAAGCTGCATCTTTACAGGCCATGGATGGAACACATCTCTAGTACTTTTTGCATCCTCTCCTTCAATTGGGGGTTGATATCTCTATTCTCAATGGTGGTTTACTTTTTGGCCCACTTTCAATATGATTTCCAGAGGTTCTATACCTTCTTTTCGACGTTATTGCTTACGAATTTCTCAATGTACTTCGTGTTTCAAACCGTCGCTTATGTCTCTCCAGCTCTTTGGATTGCCAGAGTAGCCAATGGTATTATAGTTCTGGTTGCCGTAACCCATGCTTCCTATGTTATTCCTTTACCATCGATCGGGCCTTTGTTCAAATGGATTGCATATCTTAACCCGTTAAGATATGCAATGGAGACGATGCTTTCGAATGAATTAGTGAACCTAGTTTTGGATTGTGAAGGTAATGAAATACCTCGCGGACCTGAATATGATCAATTGGACATGTCGGAGAAAGTTTGTGCTTGGTCCGGTGCAAAGTTGGGACATGCATTTGTCAGAGGCCATGAGTACCTAGAAGAGGCTTTGTCGTATTCATACACCAACACGAAAAGGAATTACTCAATACTATTAGGCGTCGTGGCTTGGTTTGCCATGACTTCGTTATTGAGCTGTGAATACATCACACCGATCTATGCTAAACACCGATTTGAAGACTACTATACTCGGTTTAAAGGCAGGAACAGTTTCCTGACAGTTATTATAAGCGATCAGAAGGCAAAGGCCGAGCAAAGGGAAGATGAGGTTCCAGATGTGTCTGACGAGATTAGTTCAGACAGCGACTGTGGATCTACTATTGATGAGCGGTTTATCAAGAGTGATATTTTGAGCCATTCGATATCTAATTCAAGTTCTATGCAAGACGTTGTTCTCGGTAGGGAGACACCCCTTGTATCTTGGAAAAAATTGACCTACGCAATCAACGGAAGCCATCTTATTAACGGCGTTTCAGGATATTTCAGGCCAGGATTGACCGCCATCATCGGCGAGTCAGGTTCCGGAAAGACTACTcttctaaatattttagGAGGGCGTATAGTACGGGGTCTTGTTACTGGAGAAGTGTTGGTCAACGGAAAGCTTATCAGCGACAAGCACACCTTTCGTCATAATAATGCGTACGTTTATCAGCGAGATATTCATCTTGGTTTGCTGACAGTTGGAGAAACGTTGGAATTTTCAAGTAGTTTGAGGGGTGACGGAGATTATACTTACGTCAAGAAAATTTCGAAGTTGCTTAAGTTATCCAGAGGTAGGTTGGTCAAGGATTTGTCACCAGCAGAGAGGAAGTTGTTGTCTATTGGTATAGAGCTTTCAACGAAGCCGTCACTGGCGTTGTTGCTAGATGAGCCTTTCTCTGGATTAGATCCTCCGGAGGCTGCCTCAGTAATGGGTGTTTTGAGGACACTTGCTAAGAATGGTTTTGCAATCATCTGTACGCTTCACCAGCCTAGCAAGTATCTCTTTGactcttttgaaaatgtaGTTATATTGAATAACAGTGGCGAATGTGTCTACTTTGGATATTCCAGAGATGcaattggatattttggTAAGGTTGCAGATATGTTATGTGAAGGAGACGAGAATCCTGCCGATCTCATACTGGATGCTGTTGAGCACACTCACGGAACCATTGACTGGGCTAAATTATGGGCGCAATCTTCTGAAAAGGTTTTGGTAGAGGAAGCTAGGAGATTCCTAGAGACCCATGCTGCCAAGATATCGTATATTCAAAACCCTGTCGTTAAACGTTCCTTGCCTATGCAGCTATTATTGGTAACAAAGCGGCAATTCCTATTAATCTCGAGAGATAATGGTTACTTGTTTTTAAAGGTAGCCTTTGGAGGAATTATTGGGTCCTTCATTGGACTTACATATTGGAAGCAGGACGGAACTATTGCTTCGATGcagaatattctttttgctGTGTTCACATCATTATGTGTTTGGTATCCTTTTGCAAGGCATATCCATGTTAAGGCTCTAGAGACTAAGGAGTTGTATCTTGCTCGTGAGATGAAGGCGAATACCTTTTTTTGGCCGGTAATGATTGTAGCCCAGTTTATTGTCGAACTTCCTGCAACTCTTCTTTCTGCTGTGATATTTTATCTGACCTTTTATTTCTCTCTCAGGTCTGGAGCACTGACGTCTTCTGCCAACGTCATGTATTTACTCAATTTCTTACTCTTTGGACTTTACCAACTCACTTTCGGTCTTTTAGTGGCTTTTTCCTGCACAGATTTGCAAACTTCAGGGTTGTTTTCAGGCATTTCGTTGAGTTTAATGTCATGTTTTTGCGGGGTTATTCAACCATTTGCAATAATTCCAGTATTTTGGAAGCTAATTTATCGGGTATCACCATATACCTACTTCATGGACAGTTTAGTTAGCCTTCTATTGCATAACCGCAATGTCGAATGCCATCTCTACGAAATGACGCCTGCTTTACCCACTGTGGGTCAGACCTGCCGTGAATTTCTATCACCACACATCGCCCTACATGGCGGTTACTTGGTTAACCCTGACTCTGATGTACTCTGCAACTATTGCATGTACTCGAAAGGCGATGATTTCCTAGCCAAATTTAATATGTCATATAGCCATCTTTGGCGTAATATGATAATCTGTGTCCTATTCATTTGCTTTAACATTATTGCTACGTTCGGTGCATTTTATCTCTTTTCCATACTAAAAGCCTGGAAACCGTTTCAGGAGAGTTTGCAAAGAGCACTAGACTTTGCCACCTTAAGGACTACTATAAGACGCACGATTCGCAGGGTTGCAATGTGTTAA
- a CDS encoding SRP1/TIP1 family protein (similar to Saccharomyces cerevisiae YBR067C TIP1 YIL011W TIR3) — MKFTATFLAAAALFVSTATADDLTPEDIAKIKVFLSDVKANFSEYMNLYTSGGFKIPDNFIPVWRAMQTYTDESYTSLFTSLKMDQVNSALTAVPWYSSRLAPALVSIGGGGDAGPSAPSSSEAPSSSAAPSSSAAPSPSAAPSSSEAAKSSPAVQTFNGGAGNLKASFGMAVAGVVGLLL, encoded by the coding sequence atgaaatttaCCGCTACTTTCCTtgcagctgctgctttGTTCGTTTCTACTGCTACTGCAGATGACCTAACTCCAGAAGACATTGCCAAGATCAAGGTTTTCTTGAGCGATGTGAAGGCCAATTTCTCCGAGTACATGAACTTGTACACTTCTGGTGGTTTCAAGATCCCAGACAACTTTATTCCAGTGTGGAGAGCTATGCAGACTTACACTGATGAGTCCTACACCAGTTTGTTCACAAGCTTGAAGATGGACCAGGTTAACTCCGCTTTGACTGCCGTTCCATGGTACTCGTCCAGATTGGCGCCAGCTTTGGTCTCGATcggcggtggtggtgacGCGGGTCCATCTGCTCCATCCAGCTCTGAGGCTCCATCCAGCTCTGCGGCTCCATCCAGCTCTGCGGCTCCATCCCCATCCGCTGCTCCATCCAGCAGTGAAGCTGCTAAAAGTTCTCCAGCTGTCCAGACCTTCAATGGTGGTGCTGGTAACTTGAAGGCTTCCTTTGGTATGGCCGTCGCTGGTGTCGTTggtttgttgttgtag
- a CDS encoding uncharacterized protein (similar to Ashbya gossypii AFR325W), whose product MFGLRNSPCCVFEPFALQRPVYKRRCLEEPRRNRMSRCYNSSGDLNYDVKEQKDQYVISLYKPVSAKAIDEAVRQRLMERRERRKVHEPRYDVISDFFGNQYYVQRHEEQEGEDQILEEVVRDIDTEKFGKQLARREFQDYHITLSHDGYVLLIESACDKIRREFELERPLEDVRVLGFEMAGANVAVLKLGLEKMTEAESPSYNKREAVEQIPITVHCSQSVTGNQTTGFTKSARSTAESKMGNRNWTDGLLSKSKELPIKARESAKNVDKNQQNASDKARVLEQKKKGSSTGKGACQKTC is encoded by the coding sequence ATGTTTGGATTAAGAAACTCTCCATGTTGTGTGTTCGAGCCATTTGCTTTACAAAGACCGGTGTACAAAAGAAGATGCTTGGAAGAACCAAGGCGGAATAGAATGAGTAGGTGTTATAATTCATCTGGGGATTTGAACTACGATGTCAAGGAACAAAAAGACCAATATGTGATTTCCTTATATAAGCCAGTATCTGCAAAGGCAATCGATGAGGCTGTGCGTCAGCGACTGATGGAACGCAGAGAGCGGAGAAAGGTGCATGAGCCACGGTATGATGTGATATCTGACTTCTTTGGGAACCAGTATTATGTTCAAAGGCACGAAGAACAAGAAGGGGAGGACCAGATATTGGAGGAGGTTGTGAGAGATATCGATACTGAAAAGTTCGGGAAACAGCTAGCCAGGCGAGAATTCCAAGATTACCATATAACATTGTCACATGACGGATATGTGTTGCTAATAGAGAGCGCTTGTGACAAGATACGCAGAGAGTTTGAGCTAGAACGTCCATTAGAGGACGTAAGGGTACTCGGGTTTGAAATGGCCGGGGCAAACGTTGCGGTTTTAAAGCTTGGGTTAGAAAAGATGACCGAAGCTGAAAGTCCTAGCTATAATAAACGAGAAGCAGTGGAGCAGATTCCAATAACCGTTCATTGTAGCCAAAGTGTTACTGGAAATCAGACCACTGGGTTTACAAAGTCCGCCAGATCGACTGCAGAGTCGAAGATGGGCAACAGAAATTGGACCGATGGACTATTAAGTAAAAGTAAAGAGTTACCGATTAAGGCAAGGGAGAGTGCAAAAAACGTAGACAAAAACCAACAGAATGCCTCTGATAAGGCTAGGGTAttagaacaaaaaaaaaaaggatCTTCTACTGGAAAAGGAGCGTGCCAGAAGACTTGTTGA
- a CDS encoding uncharacterized protein (similar to Ashbya gossypii AFR324W) — MKSVIVNFIVIQSWFLVVFCFTTDRQIEYNEVLERDYRIKAGNGPKASDRRKFNGVWPKDPKVLKPTERTIKDGEIPQYIVDSCPLVHLYSEEVYLPGDVADYVQYFELRDELGNIVKRGPLDIKADFSDITGEKSKNLYLTSLDDVTTNPKWLFGDKPDYGTGYIAKAAANLIVVDKGNGWVDAFWFYFYPFNLGPFVTGFGPWGNHIGDWEHSVVRYWDGEPQYLWMSAHSDGGGYLYSAVEKKDHWKVVDGKIEKSVVRRPLIFSARGTHANYPSIGQYAHDIPFFFSPLSDFTDRGTLWDPAMNFYAYTYNGSTATPHGDTEKRIGTDWLYFQGHWGDKKYPWNDKRQRWFFMQWKFIEGPVGPLCKNLERETVCQKIKLTNFWRGCLIRHMIKRGQGLDAERNDLLGDNCGIALYAVRPKWLRSLLRLITWRGAFCFLMDYFTG; from the coding sequence ATGAAGAGCGTTATAGTTAATTTCATAGTTATCCAGTCATGGTTTTTGGttgtgttttgttttaccACGGATAGGCAGATAGAGTATAATGAGGTTTTGGAGCGGGACTACCGTATAAAAGCGGGGAATGGTCCCAAAGCATCAGATAGAAGGAAGTTTAATGGGGTGTGGCCTAAAGATCCTAAAGTTCTAAAACCTACTGAACGGACAATCAAAGATGGGGAGATTCCCCAATATATAGTTGATAGTTGTCCTTTGGTGCATCTATACAGTGAAGAGGTGTATCTGCCGGGGGATGTTGCGGATTATGTACAATACTTTGAATTACGTGATGAACTTGGGAATATAGTTAAGAGGGGGCCGTTGGATATCAAAGCTGATTTTTCCGATATAACTGGTGAAAAGTCGAAAAACCTGTATCTCACCTCATTAGATGACGTTACAACGAATCCGAAATGGCTTTTCGGGGATAAGCCGGACTACGGTACCGGGTACATTGCCAAAGCTGCAGCGAACTTGATTGTTGTCGATAAAGGGAATGGATGGGTGGATGCATTCTGGTTCTATTTCTACCCGTTTAACCTGGGGCCGTTTGTAACGGGTTTTGGACCGTGGGGTAATCATATTGGGGACTGGGAACACTCGGTTGTAAGGTATTGGGATGGTGAGCCGCAATATTTATGGATGAGTGCCCACAGTGACGGAGGAGGATACCTATATAGTGCTgtagaaaagaaggatCACTGGAAGGTTGTTGATGGgaaaattgaaaaaagcGTCGTGCGAAGACCTTTGATCTTTAGTGCTCGTGGGACGCATGCCAATTATCCTTCCATAGGACAATATGCTCATGACATCCCCTTCTTTTTCAGTCCCTTGAGTGACTTCACTGATAGAGGTACTTTGTGGGATCCAGCTATGAACTTTTACGCTTACACCTATAATGGGAGCACTGCCACTCCCCACGGCGATACCGAAAAGAGAATCGGAACTGATTGGCTATATTTCCAAGGCCACTGGGGTGATAAAAAATACCCTTGGAACGACAAAAGACAGAGATGGTTCTTTATGCAATGGAAGTTCATTGAAGGCCCAGTTGGCCCGCTGTGCAAAAACTTGGAAAGAGAAACCGTTTGCCAAAAAATTAAACTGACCAACTTCTGGCGTGGCTGTCTCATACGACATATGATAAAAAGAGGACAAGGGTTGGATGCTGAACGAAATGATCTACTTGGTGATAATTGTGGTATAGCCCTATATGCTGTTCGCCCCAAATGGTTGAGATCATTACTCAGACTGATAACTTGGAGGGGTGCCTTCTGCTTCCTTATGGATTATTTCACCGGATGA
- the CBF2 gene encoding Cbf2p (similar to Ashbya gossypii AFR323W), translating into MESQLDKVYARFSSRDVHRYKSYVRRYLDWCEEHELDVGNGSNGEVWASAKRVHWFLQDIWRAGGSGVGELKSIVNCLRLVSKEMGGESMDKEYLDNVIRLYQQESVIQNRNVGRLQFEKICVNLWNSETPSLNDKYFKTCQDKLKWLLDFQLNYYTNAGLEERKTWLFEDFQVVEDSVLVIRNRWALLPQENVVFCPLFTLAVYFHLRFYGVKKHYRGDGFPNLSKQELWKELPIIRGKSLTKFPRVETLGNYYPAVFQYCQLPYKKRLYFQTRFDEPVFPVVQDPVSENSSNPCFLNNIGRDFILGMNKYSLQSELPTLDVPEDPLLYEFFPDIEKYSEVSSAQQFVQVMLLLRKVIFKYLPLLYNIFGSHDLFQDPLFQKPQLIAFLNSMDSDSLSAMQIPTQLLIEVPSKSVISNVDSAATRSLSPSNVLTYVVPDQQKQPITVAAVAQEAHVDVDLRKDTLQFVKDQTLSNFTILLQLLAKLFDKLETRRSNKIVIQSELDSLQSTLKRKISNLNSIPNAHSEEASVKRIRHNTMAAADTRSTNEGSNNNSNNNNNNNNNNNNNNNKNYGDDDSDGDKGDDEGYEDMEELQVLVQQLVQRQAMQSTSFILDKVRTEIRDIVKDEIQRNMSNIQQNLNLLTAPDTKSSLSESSSSSSRKQSNSKVLSKNSDKQSTANDNNKPTENTFWLQPNLTSIEEVILEWFTPNQRFHDECIHSMNQKHGKVWRKTTGQEPLYKSRKVIVEFYIYLVNNLQIDRHDAVDHCERLRGSQTLLDFSEWLKTYKQTHDGQFPNIT; encoded by the coding sequence ATGGAATCGCAACTGGATAAGGTGTATGCGCGTTTCTCTTCTAGAGATGTACACAGGTATAAATCTTATGTGAGACGATATCTTGATTGGTGTGAAGAGCATGAGTTGGATGTTGGTAATGGATCGAATGGGGAGGTATGGGCGAGTGCAAAACGGGTTCATTGGTTTTTGCAAGATATTTGGCGTGCTGGGGGCAGTGGGGTCGGAGAATTGAAATCGATTGTAAATTGCCTGCGACTTGTTTCCAAAGAGATGGGGGGTGAAAGTATGGAtaaagaatatttggataACGTTATTCGTTTGTATCAGCAAGAATCAGTCATACAAAATAGAAACGTTGGGCGACTGCAGTTCGAGAAGATTTGTGTCAATTTGTGGAATTCAGAAACGCCTTCATTGAATGACAAGTATTTCAAGACATGTCAGGATAAGCTCAAATGGCTATTGgattttcaattaaattaCTATACGAATGCTGGGCTGGAAGAGCGCAAGACCTGgttatttgaagattttcaGGTTGTTGAGGACTCGGTGCTCGTAATTCGGAATAGATGGGCATTGTTACCTCAAGAAAATGTGGTTTTTTGTCCACTTTTCACACTGGCTGTGTATTTTCATTTAAGGTTCTATGGGGTTAAAAAGCACTATCGTGGTGATGGATTTCCGAATTTGTCTAAACAGGAGCTGTGGAAAGAGCTGCCTATTATTAGAGGTAAGTCATTGACGAAATTCCCAAGGGTAGAGACACTTGGAAACTATTATCCTGCTGTATTCCAATACTGTCAGCTGCCTTATAAGAAACGGCTATATTTCCAAACACGATTTGACGAGCCAGTTTTTCCTGTAGTTCAAGACCCAGTGAGTGAGAATAGTAGTAATCCATGCTTTTTGAATAACATTGGTCGAGATTTTATCCTAGGTATGAATAAGTACTCTCTTCAAAGTGAGCTGCCTACTTTGGATGTTCCTGAAGATCCATTGCTTTACGAATTTTTCCCTGATATTGAGAAGTATTCCGAAGTGAGCTCCGCTCAACAGTTTGTACAAGTAATGCTTTTGCTGCGGAAGGTCATATTTAAGTATCTTCCTTTACTGTACAACATCTTTGGAAGCCATGACCTATTCCAAGATCCGCTTTTCCAGAAACCTCAATTAATTGCGTTTCTAAACTCTATGGATTCTGACTCTTTGTCCGCTATGCAGATCCCTACACAGTTGTTGATAGAAGTTCCCTCCAAATCAGTAATCAGTAATGTAGATTCCGCTGCCACACGGTCTCTTTCACCCTCAAATGTTTTGACGTACGTCGTCCCAGATCAACAAAAGCAACCAATAACGGTAGCAGCTGTAGCCCAGGAAGCACATGTCGATGTGGATCTGCGTAAAGATACATTACAATTTGTTAAAGATCAAACACTGTCGAATTTTACCattcttcttcagttgCTCGCCAAATTATTTGATAAACTTGAAACTAGACGCTCCAATAAAATTGTGATTCAGTCAGAGCTAGACTCATTGCAGTCCACATTAAAGAGAAAAATTAGTAATTTGAACAGCATTCCTAATGCGCACTCCGAGGAAGCATCAGTTAAACGTATAAGACACAATACCATGGCTGCAGCAGACACCAGATCTACCAATGAAGGtagtaataacaatagtaacaacaacaacaataataataataacaataataacaataataacaaaaattacGGCGATGACGATAGCGATGGTGATAAAGGAGACGACGAAGGTTATGAAGATATGGAAGAACTCCAAGTTTTGGTCCAGCAACTGGTCCAAAGACAAGCAATGCAATCCACCAGTTTCATATTGGATAAAGTGCGCACAGAAATACGTGATATAGTGAAAGACGAAATTCAACGCAACATGAGcaatattcaacaaaatttaAACTTACTCACTGCACCAGATACTAAATCCTCCCTTTCCGAAtcatcctcctcttcttccagAAAACAAAGCAACTCCAAAGTATTATCAAAGAATAGCGACAAACAGTCTACCGCCAACGACAACAATAAACCCACCGAAAACACGTTCTGGCTTCAACCAAATCTCACATCCATTGAAGAAGTAATTCTCGAATGGTTTACTCCAAACCAGCGATTCCACGACGAATGCATACACTCCATGAACCAAAAACATGGCAAGGTTTGGAGAAAGACTACCGGACAAGAGCCATTATATAAATCTCGTAAGGTCATCGTTGAATTCTACATCTACCTTGTCAATAATCTCCAAATAGATAGGCACGATGCGGTGGACCATTGTGAACGTTTAAGAGGCTCTCAGACCCTATTGGACTTTAGTGAGTGGTTGAAGACTTACAAACAGACCCACGATGGTcaatttccaaatattacttag